CTTCATCCTGCCGGCCCTGTGGGGCTTCACGCCGGACGCTTTCCCGGAAGCGTTTCGCGCGCTCCTCGCGCCCTGATGTATTTTCCTTCCCGGAAGCGCTATCTTTCCGATCCCCCGCTACCCCGCACCGCCATGCCGCTATCGCGACGCCATTTCCTACGGACGACCGGCTCCGCGCTGGCCGCCGCCGGCATCCTCCGCCCGGAATTCCGACCGCTGTTCGCCGCGGGCCGGATCGGGATGTGCGACTGGAACCTCGGGCGCTCCTGCGACCCGGAAGATATCCCCAGGGCCGCCGCGGCCGGCCTGGCCGGCGTGCAGGTGAGCGTCGGCACCCGGCCGGATTTTATGCCCCTCCGGCTCGCCGCCGTCCGCGAGCGGTACCTCGATCTGGGCAAGGAGCACGGCATCGCGTTTCCGTCGGTCGCCGCCGGCAACATCCTCAACCGGATCCCGCTGAAGTCGGAGCCGCAATCGGCCGTCTACGTCATCGACGCCGTCGAGGCGGCGGCCGCGCTCGGCTCGTCCTGCATCCTCGTCGCCTTCTTCGGTAACGGCGACCTGCGGCTTCGCGACGGCATGGGGGCGTTTCGCGACCTCGGTACGGAGGGGTTCAGCACCTACGAACTGGACGCGGCGGGCGTCACCCGCGTGGTCGAGGCGCTCCGGCAGATCGCGCCGCGCGCGGAAGACGCCGGCGTGATCCTCGGGCTCGAAAACACGCTCACGGCGAT
This sequence is a window from Rhodothermales bacterium. Protein-coding genes within it:
- a CDS encoding sugar phosphate isomerase/epimerase family protein, whose translation is MPLSRRHFLRTTGSALAAAGILRPEFRPLFAAGRIGMCDWNLGRSCDPEDIPRAAAAGLAGVQVSVGTRPDFMPLRLAAVRERYLDLGKEHGIAFPSVAAGNILNRIPLKSEPQSAVYVIDAVEAAAALGSSCILVAFFGNGDLRLRDGMGAFRDLGTEGFSTYELDAAGVTRVVEALRQIAPRAEDAGVILGLENTLTAMQNLEILDRVGSPMVQVYYDVGNSTAYGYDVPTELRLLGSARICEIHIKETLGLDDPMTPVLGGPASRGVDFAGVAAACRDIEYDRWFILETSGRDGRFQEDTRANVGFIANRLT